One Bacteroidota bacterium genomic window carries:
- a CDS encoding cellulase family glycosylhydrolase produces the protein MKSLLMLFPGAVFCLMLTATPSAQGFLKVSGKTIVKGNGQEVFLKGIGLGGWLLQEGYMLHTSAFANAQWQIRAKIVDLIGEANTEQFYETWRKNYVRKIDIDSIKAWGYNSIRLPFHYNLFATNTNPPQFLTKGFDIVDSLLSWCEENQLYLILDMHAAPGGQSDEPISDYNSALPSLWQSAQNRDLTVKVWRKIAERYKDKQWIGGYDLLNEPKWDLGTNNQPLRDLYIRITDTIRAVDTNHIIYIEGNWFATNFTGLTPPWDANMVYSFHKYWNTNNTGSIQYLLDLRNSSNRPLWLGETGENSNHWLTEMAELMKNNNIGWATWPHKKIKSAVGPLSVTLSPLYQTLLNYWGGSGSRPSASYAQSALSAQANALKLELCTYNKDYIHSLLQQPFSNATTPYAENLVPGTIYAPDYDMGRNGVAYSDVAYQNSNNGTTYNSGYEYRNDGVDIEKCNDFSSNGYDVGWIDNNEWLSYTVKIQQSGVYNISLNVASQNGGGSIFLLMDGQGLGNFLNVPATGGWQSWQYVTLENVNLTAGVRKFMIRFYTGGFNLSNIDFTLISTDVKDEKAAPAEFALNQNHPNPFNPSTMVKYSIPSDGFVNISVFNTLGEKVATLVNGDLSAGEYTVSFDAKDLAGGIYLCRMETGNFISTKKMVLLK, from the coding sequence ATGAAATCTTTGTTGATGTTGTTCCCCGGGGCAGTCTTCTGTTTGATGTTAACGGCTACTCCCTCTGCCCAGGGGTTTCTTAAAGTAAGCGGAAAAACGATTGTTAAAGGTAACGGTCAGGAAGTTTTCCTTAAGGGAATCGGTCTGGGTGGATGGTTGCTGCAGGAGGGCTACATGCTCCACACTTCAGCCTTTGCCAACGCACAATGGCAGATAAGAGCTAAAATTGTCGATCTTATTGGTGAAGCGAACACTGAACAATTTTATGAGACCTGGAGAAAGAATTATGTCAGAAAAATTGACATAGATTCCATCAAAGCCTGGGGTTATAATTCGATCAGGTTGCCGTTTCACTACAATTTGTTTGCCACAAATACCAATCCGCCTCAGTTTCTGACAAAAGGATTTGATATTGTCGATTCTCTCCTCTCCTGGTGTGAAGAAAATCAGCTTTACCTTATCCTCGACATGCACGCTGCACCAGGGGGACAAAGCGATGAACCGATAAGTGATTACAATTCGGCTCTTCCTTCCCTTTGGCAAAGTGCCCAAAACAGGGATCTGACTGTAAAGGTCTGGCGAAAAATTGCCGAGAGATACAAAGACAAACAATGGATCGGCGGTTATGACCTTCTGAATGAACCCAAATGGGACCTCGGAACCAATAACCAGCCTCTTCGGGATCTCTATATCCGGATCACAGACACAATCAGGGCAGTTGATACAAACCATATTATCTATATCGAAGGTAACTGGTTTGCAACCAACTTTACGGGCTTGACACCCCCCTGGGATGCAAATATGGTTTACAGTTTTCATAAATACTGGAATACCAATAATACAGGTTCCATACAGTATCTGCTCGATCTCCGAAACAGTTCAAACAGACCTCTTTGGCTGGGTGAAACAGGTGAAAACTCAAACCACTGGCTGACAGAAATGGCTGAACTGATGAAAAACAATAACATCGGCTGGGCAACCTGGCCCCACAAAAAAATTAAATCAGCAGTGGGTCCCCTCTCTGTTACGCTCTCGCCTCTATACCAGACTCTGTTGAATTACTGGGGTGGAAGTGGTTCCAGACCTTCAGCATCGTATGCTCAAAGTGCCCTGAGTGCACAGGCAAATGCCTTAAAACTCGAACTTTGCACTTACAACAAGGACTACATCCATTCTCTTTTACAACAGCCCTTTTCGAATGCGACAACACCGTACGCTGAAAATCTTGTCCCCGGGACAATATATGCCCCCGATTACGACATGGGAAGAAATGGAGTGGCATATTCAGATGTTGCTTATCAAAACAGCAATAACGGAACAACCTACAATTCAGGTTATGAGTACCGGAATGACGGAGTGGACATCGAAAAATGTAACGATTTTTCTTCAAACGGCTATGATGTCGGCTGGATTGACAACAATGAATGGCTTTCGTACACAGTGAAAATTCAGCAGAGCGGGGTATACAATATCTCACTCAATGTGGCTTCACAGAACGGCGGCGGCAGCATATTCCTTCTGATGGATGGTCAGGGGCTTGGAAATTTTCTCAATGTCCCCGCAACAGGTGGCTGGCAGAGCTGGCAATATGTCACACTTGAAAATGTGAATCTTACTGCCGGAGTCAGAAAATTCATGATCAGATTCTACACCGGTGGATTCAACCTGAGCAACATTGATTTTACTCTAATCTCCACTGATGTGAAGGACGAAAAGGCAGCCCCTGCCGAATTTGCACTGAATCAGAATCATCCAAATCCGTTTAATCCTTCCACTATGGTAAAATACTCGATTCCTTCGGACGGGTTTGTTAACATTAGTGTGTTCAACACACTCGGCGAGAAGGTGGCAACACTTGTAAACGGAGATTTAAGTGCGGGTGAATACACCGTTTCATTCGATGCAAAAGATCTGGCAGGTGGTATTTATCTGTGCCGCATGGAAACCGGAAATTTCATTTCGACCAAAAAAATGGTTCTGCTCAAGTAG
- a CDS encoding PorV/PorQ family protein — protein sequence MKKKIFIIMLIAISANVAFAQGFKSDVSKRGTTAAPFLSIGQGARSVAMGSAFSGASNDVSSIYWNPAGLTKADGFQMMFDHTSWIADIKYNFLAASYNLGDMGTIGFSFLSSNVGEMKVTTIDYPGGTGETFTASDVAISLAYAIRLTDKFSIGFNPKFIYQSIWKMSATAFAIDMGVQYVTPFDDAVLAMSISNFGTKVQLLGNSNLVLHDLDPGSTGNNGKIPAYLETGAWSLPLNFRVGIMYTPVKSEMHNLIVAVDATHPSDDYESLNIGAEYCFNKFLFIRGGYKSAFLQDSEERFTAGFGIKQHLMNNVSVIFDYAYQDFGRFSNIQKFTMSVTF from the coding sequence ATGAAAAAGAAGATATTTATCATAATGTTAATTGCTATTTCCGCAAATGTGGCATTTGCCCAAGGTTTCAAGTCTGATGTCTCCAAACGCGGAACAACCGCAGCCCCTTTCCTTTCCATAGGTCAGGGTGCAAGATCGGTTGCGATGGGAAGTGCCTTCTCCGGTGCTTCAAACGATGTAAGTTCAATCTACTGGAATCCTGCAGGTCTTACAAAGGCAGACGGTTTTCAGATGATGTTCGATCACACATCATGGATTGCGGATATAAAATACAATTTCCTTGCTGCCAGCTATAATCTCGGTGACATGGGAACGATTGGTTTTAGTTTCCTCAGTTCCAATGTAGGTGAAATGAAGGTGACAACAATCGATTATCCCGGTGGTACGGGAGAGACCTTTACCGCGAGTGATGTGGCTATAAGCCTTGCTTATGCCATCAGACTTACGGACAAGTTTTCGATTGGATTTAACCCGAAATTCATCTACCAGAGTATCTGGAAAATGAGTGCAACCGCTTTCGCTATCGATATGGGTGTGCAGTATGTTACACCATTTGACGATGCAGTGCTTGCAATGTCGATCTCTAACTTCGGGACAAAAGTTCAGTTGCTCGGAAACTCAAATCTCGTGCTTCACGATCTCGATCCGGGAAGTACCGGAAACAACGGAAAGATTCCTGCATATCTTGAAACAGGTGCATGGTCACTCCCTCTGAATTTCAGAGTTGGCATAATGTACACCCCCGTGAAATCGGAAATGCACAACCTTATCGTTGCTGTTGATGCAACCCACCCGAGTGATGACTATGAAAGTCTGAACATCGGAGCTGAATATTGCTTCAATAAATTCCTCTTTATCCGCGGCGGCTACAAATCAGCTTTCCTTCAGGATTCAGAAGAGAGATTTACCGCCGGATTTGGTATAAAACAGCATCTTATGAACAATGTTTCTGTAATATTTGATTACGCCTACCAGGATTTTGGAAGGTTCTCCAATATTCAGAAATTTACAATGTCCGTAACATTCTAA
- a CDS encoding glycoside hydrolase family 3 C-terminal domain-containing protein gives MKTLRLSIITLFLLAFLPVVLFAQKTDKEIKDEVQKLVGKMTLEEKVGQMTQLTIQAVSKKQGNKDRHHELDLQKLEEVIVKYHVGSILNVYDKAHEIEYWHDVITKIQDIATKKTRLNIPVIYGIDAIHGATYTVNSTLFPQALGMASTFNRELVKKGAEITALETYASGIPWNFNPVLDVGRQPLWPRLWETMGEDPFLVSELGSIYVKASQENNLIPKDRFIACLKHYVGYSFPFNGLDRTPSYMSERTLREFFLPPFEAAVKAGALSVMVNSGEIDGIPGHANYHLLTEVLKGEMQFKGFVVSDWEDIKRLFTRDKVADSPKEAVRLAVMAGVDMSMVPTDLSFYELLLELAKESKVPMSRIDEAVSRILYVKMKTGLFENPYPDKTLLPKFASPENTEANLKAASESIILLKNDKNVLPLNKDKQVFVTGPTSNLLTVLNGGWTVTWQGNEESLMQKDKKTVALAMVSEVSSKKIIFNEGCTFDKELDVENALKLAKQSDVVVLCLGEPAYCETPGNITDLTLPKAQLDYAKKIIATGKPVVLVMLEGRPRIITEIADKVDGIVVAFLPGMQGGVAISDVLYGKTNPSGKLPITYPKSPNGITLYDYKPIEFFDGNKYDPLFPFGYGLSYTKFAYSNLKLNSSEMTENGEIKVTVDVKNTGDRKGKEVVQLYLTDMFGTVSRPNKQLKGFEKIELSPGETKTVTFVINKDHLSFIGLQNKRIVEKGDFMVTVHNLQAKFTLK, from the coding sequence ATGAAAACTCTCAGACTGTCAATTATAACATTATTCCTTCTGGCATTTCTTCCCGTTGTTCTCTTCGCTCAGAAGACTGACAAGGAAATTAAAGATGAAGTCCAAAAACTTGTCGGGAAAATGACTCTTGAAGAAAAAGTTGGTCAGATGACACAACTTACAATCCAGGCAGTTTCCAAAAAACAGGGAAACAAGGACCGGCATCACGAACTCGACCTTCAGAAGCTTGAAGAAGTGATTGTAAAATATCATGTCGGCTCCATTCTCAATGTTTACGATAAAGCTCATGAGATCGAATACTGGCACGATGTTATCACAAAGATACAGGATATTGCCACAAAAAAGACCAGATTGAACATTCCTGTAATTTATGGTATTGATGCGATTCATGGCGCCACATACACGGTAAATTCCACTCTTTTCCCTCAGGCTCTTGGAATGGCTTCCACTTTTAACCGTGAACTGGTAAAAAAGGGAGCTGAAATCACTGCACTCGAAACATACGCCTCGGGAATTCCGTGGAATTTTAATCCCGTTCTTGATGTCGGCAGACAGCCTTTGTGGCCCAGACTTTGGGAAACGATGGGAGAAGATCCGTTTCTCGTATCTGAACTCGGCAGCATCTATGTAAAAGCTTCCCAGGAAAACAACCTGATTCCAAAAGACCGTTTTATTGCATGTCTGAAACATTATGTAGGCTACAGTTTCCCGTTTAACGGACTCGACAGAACCCCATCGTATATGTCCGAGAGAACTCTCAGAGAATTTTTCCTCCCTCCTTTTGAAGCTGCTGTAAAGGCAGGTGCCCTTTCTGTTATGGTCAATTCAGGGGAAATAGATGGAATACCGGGTCATGCAAACTATCACCTCCTTACTGAAGTTTTGAAGGGTGAGATGCAGTTCAAGGGATTTGTCGTCTCCGACTGGGAGGATATCAAGAGACTTTTTACCCGCGATAAAGTCGCCGATTCTCCAAAGGAAGCTGTCCGTCTTGCTGTAATGGCAGGAGTGGATATGAGTATGGTACCGACTGATTTGAGTTTCTATGAATTGTTGCTCGAACTTGCAAAAGAAAGCAAGGTACCGATGTCGAGAATAGATGAAGCAGTCAGCAGAATCCTTTATGTGAAAATGAAAACCGGGCTTTTCGAAAATCCCTACCCGGACAAGACTCTTCTCCCAAAATTTGCTTCTCCTGAAAACACAGAAGCCAATCTTAAAGCCGCCAGTGAGTCGATTATACTGCTTAAAAATGACAAAAATGTTCTGCCTCTTAATAAAGACAAGCAGGTTTTTGTTACAGGACCCACATCCAACCTGTTGACAGTACTTAACGGTGGCTGGACTGTAACCTGGCAGGGTAACGAGGAATCATTAATGCAGAAGGATAAAAAGACAGTTGCCCTCGCAATGGTTTCCGAGGTGTCTTCCAAAAAAATAATTTTTAACGAAGGTTGCACATTTGATAAGGAACTTGATGTAGAGAACGCACTTAAGCTGGCAAAGCAATCTGATGTTGTTGTACTCTGCCTCGGTGAGCCGGCTTACTGCGAAACCCCGGGAAACATTACTGATCTGACTCTTCCAAAGGCTCAACTGGACTATGCCAAAAAGATTATTGCAACAGGTAAACCCGTCGTTCTCGTAATGCTCGAAGGCAGACCGAGAATAATCACTGAAATAGCAGACAAGGTTGACGGAATTGTAGTGGCTTTTCTCCCCGGTATGCAGGGTGGGGTTGCCATTTCTGATGTTTTGTACGGCAAGACAAATCCGAGTGGTAAACTTCCGATAACCTATCCTAAATCACCAAACGGCATTACTCTCTACGACTACAAACCGATCGAATTCTTTGACGGAAATAAATATGATCCTCTTTTCCCGTTCGGATATGGACTTAGCTACACAAAATTCGCATACTCGAATTTGAAACTGAACTCCTCTGAAATGACTGAAAACGGAGAAATAAAAGTTACCGTTGATGTTAAGAACACAGGTGACAGAAAAGGGAAGGAAGTGGTGCAGCTCTATCTGACCGACATGTTTGGTACGGTAAGCAGACCCAACAAACAGTTAAAAGGATTTGAAAAAATTGAACTTTCACCCGGTGAAACAAAAACTGTAACATTCGTCATAAACAAAGATCACCTTTCATTTATTGGTCTTCAGAATAAAAGAATCGTTGAAAAAGGTGATTTTATGGTTACAGTTCATAATCTTCAGGCGAAGTTTACACTAAAATAA
- a CDS encoding TonB-dependent receptor encodes MRQKTNHFYNNIYAAVFLLLCIIGSGIAYGGVTGKISGRVMDEKTGEPIIGATAVLEGTFLGGVADANGYYAINNVPPGTYRVIFTAVGYQKTIMEKVLVKIDLTTNIDVKLKNAGITLDKEVVITSDRPLVQKDLTSTSVTISSDDIKMMPVENVSQIVNLQAGVIDGHFRGGRSNDVAYLIDGVSVTDPFNGGFNIEVENASIRQMEVITGTFNAEYGQALSGVVNIVTEGGSNKFRTDFSAYVGNFVTTHSNIFRNLDKIDRLAQKNFQLTFSGPITPVPNLYFFVTGRYFDNIGHLYGKRVYNVTDDVPFYPIPNDKSFWIPRNTGDGEYVSMNPYTKYSLNAKLTYALPTVAFTYSVFWDKTKSKGYDHGFSWTPDGVMTNYGDDWIQNFQITNYLSSSTNHSLKISVNNYMFKGYLYEDPFDPRYVNPRQGIALSSYTFRSGGNQGGRYDRSTRTYVAQYSLSSQVSKEHKIGLGIEARQHEIYSHNLDLVNLTDGQIDTLGNVIFTPGYPAVGTMSDQGSNIEYSRKPLEVSAYIQDKMEYDIMIINAGVRFDYFKSNARMPVNKQNPTRNASFPGADQWIDADAKWQVSPRLGASFPITDRGIIRFSYGHFFKIPSFENLYQNPDFIVRPGNSLNTVVGNPDLNAEKNIIYEIGLQQALFADISLNMSLYYRDIRNWLGMEIVNTYEGFKYARFINRDYANVRGLVLVLDKRFSNYFSAKLDYTYQIAEGNSSDPYAVYNKNQTNPPIEESKTVVPLSWDQRHTFNLSVNVGVPGDWTVGAIFQYGSGMPYTEDPKISKGVRFENGGIKPTYFNLDIRADKIFNVFGVNVRTYISIYNALDIKNEFGVYGTTGRANADLNTQYAVDVIGLNTIEEYINNPSMYSTPREIRVGIGFDF; translated from the coding sequence ATGAGACAAAAAACAAACCATTTTTATAATAATATTTATGCAGCAGTGTTCTTGTTGCTCTGCATTATTGGTTCCGGTATCGCTTACGGCGGAGTGACGGGCAAGATATCCGGCAGAGTGATGGACGAGAAAACAGGCGAGCCAATTATTGGTGCAACGGCTGTTCTCGAGGGTACATTCCTCGGTGGTGTCGCAGACGCAAACGGATACTACGCCATCAATAATGTCCCACCGGGAACCTACCGGGTGATTTTTACTGCGGTTGGTTATCAAAAAACCATTATGGAGAAAGTGCTTGTAAAAATCGACCTTACAACAAATATCGATGTAAAGTTGAAAAATGCAGGCATCACTCTTGACAAGGAAGTGGTTATCACTTCAGACAGACCGCTTGTTCAGAAGGATCTTACCTCCACTTCGGTAACGATTTCTTCCGATGATATTAAAATGATGCCCGTGGAAAATGTCAGCCAGATAGTAAATCTGCAGGCAGGCGTCATAGACGGTCACTTCAGAGGTGGAAGATCTAACGATGTTGCCTACCTTATTGACGGTGTTTCGGTTACCGACCCGTTTAACGGAGGGTTCAACATTGAAGTGGAAAATGCATCCATCAGACAGATGGAGGTGATTACAGGGACATTTAACGCAGAATATGGTCAGGCTCTTTCCGGTGTCGTCAATATTGTTACCGAGGGGGGATCGAATAAATTCCGGACTGATTTCTCTGCCTATGTCGGAAATTTTGTTACAACACACAGCAATATTTTCAGAAATCTCGACAAGATCGACAGGCTCGCTCAGAAAAACTTCCAACTTACCTTCAGCGGTCCAATTACACCGGTTCCGAATCTGTACTTCTTCGTCACAGGAAGGTATTTCGACAATATCGGACATCTTTACGGGAAAAGAGTTTATAATGTTACTGATGATGTTCCGTTCTATCCTATACCCAACGATAAATCGTTCTGGATTCCACGAAATACAGGTGACGGTGAATATGTCTCAATGAATCCCTATACCAAATATTCGTTGAATGCAAAACTCACATACGCTCTCCCTACTGTAGCTTTCACATACTCTGTATTTTGGGACAAGACGAAGAGCAAAGGATATGATCACGGATTTTCATGGACACCTGACGGTGTAATGACGAATTACGGAGATGACTGGATACAAAATTTCCAAATTACAAATTATCTTTCATCCTCGACAAACCATTCTTTAAAAATCTCGGTCAACAACTACATGTTTAAGGGTTATCTTTACGAAGATCCTTTCGATCCGAGATATGTCAACCCGAGACAGGGTATAGCCCTTTCAAGCTACACATTCCGTTCGGGTGGAAACCAGGGTGGAAGATACGACAGAAGCACGAGAACTTATGTAGCTCAATACTCCCTTTCCTCGCAGGTCTCGAAAGAACACAAGATAGGGCTTGGAATTGAAGCAAGACAACATGAAATTTACAGTCACAATCTCGACCTCGTAAACCTGACCGACGGTCAGATTGACACCCTCGGAAATGTGATCTTTACCCCGGGATATCCTGCTGTAGGTACCATGTCCGATCAGGGTTCGAATATCGAATACTCCCGTAAACCGCTTGAAGTGTCGGCTTACATCCAGGACAAAATGGAATATGACATCATGATCATAAATGCAGGTGTCAGATTCGATTACTTCAAATCAAATGCAAGAATGCCCGTCAACAAACAGAATCCGACCCGCAACGCTTCATTCCCCGGTGCAGACCAGTGGATTGATGCGGATGCAAAGTGGCAGGTAAGCCCGAGACTCGGAGCTTCCTTCCCGATTACCGACCGTGGTATCATCAGATTCTCCTATGGACATTTCTTCAAGATTCCTTCATTCGAAAATCTCTACCAGAACCCCGACTTCATAGTAAGACCGGGTAACAGCCTGAATACAGTTGTCGGAAATCCCGACCTGAATGCTGAAAAGAATATCATCTATGAAATAGGTCTTCAGCAGGCACTTTTCGCGGATATTTCTTTGAACATGTCACTTTACTACAGAGACATCAGAAACTGGCTCGGCATGGAAATCGTGAATACCTATGAAGGATTCAAATATGCACGATTCATCAACAGAGATTATGCAAATGTAAGAGGTCTCGTACTCGTTCTCGACAAGAGATTCTCAAACTACTTCAGCGCAAAACTTGATTACACTTATCAGATTGCCGAAGGTAATTCCTCTGATCCTTATGCTGTTTACAATAAGAATCAGACTAATCCACCGATTGAAGAATCGAAAACGGTTGTTCCTCTTAGCTGGGATCAGAGACATACATTCAACCTGAGTGTCAATGTCGGTGTTCCGGGTGACTGGACAGTAGGTGCAATATTCCAGTATGGTTCTGGTATGCCTTACACAGAAGATCCAAAGATCTCAAAAGGTGTCCGCTTCGAAAATGGTGGAATAAAACCGACTTATTTCAATCTTGATATAAGAGCAGACAAGATATTCAATGTTTTCGGCGTCAATGTAAGAACTTATATCTCCATCTATAACGCATTGGACATCAAAAATGAGTTTGGTGTTTACGGAACAACCGGAAGAGCCAATGCGGACCTGAACACTCAGTACGCTGTCGATGTGATCGGTTTGAACACTATTGAAGAATACATTAACAATCCTTCGATGTACTCGACACCAAGAGAGATCAGAGTTGGAATTGGTTTCGATTTTTAA
- a CDS encoding family 16 glycosylhydrolase → MTKKLLLLVALTILLTEYLSAKDYKGAEFRTKQTYLYGRFEVSLKSAAREGMLSSFFTYHEFSTGIQDWNEIDIEILGRYENDIQFNAITPNQVNHESHYPLNFLPSADFHTYAFEWTPNYVAWFVDGVEVYRQTGAHIQTLNKAQKLMMNIWNPTYTNWAGVFDPNALPAFAYYDWVKYYTYTPGLGNYGTGNNFSLSWSDEFDYWNTARWEKGTHTFNGNGCDFVASNAVITNSKLILCLTDAVNLGYTDVKSPVFLSARVTNNKVIAYFSEELDSASAQTIGNFNIPGSTVTSARILTGLKSVELTVDGWDFTSARNLIVLNVKDRFNNTIAARAISIILERNWSWPIKINCGGTAQLGYLPESDYGFTTDYGSLDGSNGSFSAGLQINGTDEDEIFRSEKYGLATYTVRVPNGNYKVKLMFAENYFTQAGKRIFSVFLENSRVINQLDIFSEAGANTALIKEFNNIAVNDGKIDLHFVTHLDKPLINGIVIEKLPSGIEEGSTDIPGSFILNQNYPNPFNGQTVISFSVNKPGFFTFSLFSPTGEQLIKKELGWLEEGSHSFPLGRKELSASGIYFFSLATPSSLETKKLVLLN, encoded by the coding sequence ATGACCAAAAAACTGCTTCTACTTGTTGCTCTTACCATTCTGCTCACGGAATATCTCTCTGCAAAGGACTATAAAGGTGCCGAGTTCAGAACAAAGCAGACATACCTTTACGGGAGGTTCGAGGTTTCTTTGAAATCTGCCGCCCGCGAAGGAATGCTTTCTTCTTTCTTTACTTATCACGAGTTTAGCACAGGTATCCAGGACTGGAACGAGATCGATATCGAAATTCTCGGCAGATATGAGAATGATATCCAGTTCAACGCCATTACCCCGAATCAGGTGAATCATGAGAGTCATTACCCCTTGAACTTCCTCCCGAGTGCTGATTTTCATACCTACGCATTTGAATGGACTCCAAACTATGTCGCCTGGTTTGTCGACGGTGTCGAAGTGTACAGACAAACAGGAGCACACATCCAGACCCTGAACAAAGCTCAAAAACTGATGATGAACATCTGGAATCCCACTTACACCAACTGGGCGGGTGTCTTCGATCCCAATGCTCTTCCCGCTTTTGCATATTATGACTGGGTGAAGTATTACACCTATACACCGGGATTGGGCAACTACGGAACCGGTAACAATTTTTCTCTCTCCTGGTCGGATGAATTCGACTACTGGAATACTGCAAGATGGGAAAAAGGAACCCATACATTCAATGGCAATGGTTGTGATTTTGTTGCCTCCAATGCGGTTATCACCAATTCGAAATTGATTCTCTGTCTTACAGATGCCGTTAATCTCGGGTACACCGATGTGAAATCACCTGTTTTTCTGTCTGCAAGAGTGACCAACAACAAAGTGATTGCATACTTTTCCGAAGAGCTCGATTCAGCATCGGCACAAACAATTGGAAACTTCAACATTCCCGGTTCAACTGTAACCTCTGCCAGAATCCTCACGGGGCTGAAAAGCGTAGAATTGACCGTTGACGGATGGGACTTCACCTCTGCAAGAAACCTTATCGTACTGAATGTGAAAGACCGGTTCAATAACACGATTGCTGCGCGGGCAATCTCGATAATTCTCGAAAGAAACTGGAGCTGGCCCATTAAAATTAATTGTGGCGGAACCGCTCAACTCGGATATCTCCCCGAAAGTGACTATGGTTTCACAACTGATTACGGTTCTCTTGATGGCTCGAACGGCTCATTTTCTGCAGGACTCCAGATCAACGGAACGGATGAAGACGAAATTTTCAGAAGTGAAAAATACGGACTCGCCACTTACACCGTGAGGGTTCCAAATGGAAATTACAAGGTAAAACTGATGTTCGCAGAGAACTATTTTACACAGGCAGGAAAGCGAATTTTCAGTGTCTTCCTCGAAAACAGCAGAGTTATCAACCAGCTCGACATTTTTTCAGAAGCCGGGGCGAACACTGCATTGATCAAAGAGTTTAACAATATCGCAGTTAACGACGGCAAGATAGACCTTCACTTCGTTACACATCTCGATAAACCATTGATTAATGGAATTGTAATTGAGAAACTGCCTTCCGGTATCGAGGAAGGTTCAACCGATATTCCCGGATCATTTATCCTGAATCAGAACTATCCCAATCCGTTTAACGGACAAACGGTTATCTCCTTTTCTGTGAACAAACCCGGTTTTTTTACATTTTCCCTTTTCAGTCCAACGGGTGAACAGTTAATTAAAAAAGAGCTGGGCTGGCTGGAAGAAGGATCACATTCTTTCCCCCTCGGGAGGAAGGAGTTGAGTGCCAGTGGCATCTATTTTTTTTCTCTCGCCACACCCTCTTCGCTTGAAACAAAAAAGCTTGTACTCTTAAACTAA